The Neoarius graeffei isolate fNeoGra1 chromosome 23, fNeoGra1.pri, whole genome shotgun sequence genome segment TGAATAAACCTTGGTATCTGATAAAGCTTCCATTTGTTATTTCATTTAAAATTTTACGTTACTTTAAATGATTTTTCCCCAAAAATATAAGCAAAATCAATTTAAAATTTCATTAGAAAAGTGTTGCATAAAGAGACACACATgctgtgccagtcaaaagtttgtacacccttactcattcataggtttctcTGTATTTTAATGATTTCTACATAATACTGAACATATGAAAACTATGGAAttatgttgtgggttttttttttttggaggggagaGAAGCGTTTGAACACGAgaggtttcatattttagattcttcaaagtagcccagTGTTCACCTtggcactttgcacactattggcatcatcttacccagcttcatgaggtagttacctggaatgcttttcaattaacaggtacctCACTCACCACTGGGagcacttacagtggggcaaaaaagtatttagtcagtcaccaattatgcaagttctcccccttaaaaagatgagaggcctgtaattttcatcataggtacacctcaactatgagagacaaaatgagggaaaaaaaattcagaaaatcaccttgtctgatttttaaagaatttatttgcaaattatggtggaaaataagtatttggtcaataacaaaagttcatctcaatactttgttatataccctttgttggcaatgacagaggtcaaatgttttctgtaagtcttcacaaggttttcacacactgttgcaggtattttggcccattcctccatgcagatctcctctagagcagtgatgttttggggctgttgctgggcaacacggactttcaactccctccaaagattttctatggggttgagatctggagactggctaggccactccaggaccttgaaatgcttcttacgaagccactccttcgttgcccgggcggtgtgtttgggatcattgtcatgctgaaagacccagccacgtttcatcttcaatgcccttgctgatggaaggaggttttcactcaaaatctcacgatacatggccccattcattctttcctttacatggatcagtcgtcctggtccctttgcagaaaaacagccccaaagcatgatgtttccacccccatgcttcacagtaggtatggtgttctttggatgcaactcagcattctttctcctccaaacacaagttgagtttttaccaaaaagttctattttggtttcatctgacgatatgatattctcccaatcctcttctggatcatccaaatgctctctagcaaacttcagacgggcctggacatgtactggcttaagcagggggacacgtctggcactacaggatttgagtccctggcggcgtagtgagttactgatggtagcctttgttactttggtcccagctctctgcaggtcattcactaggtccccccgtgtggttctgggatttttgctcaccgttcttgtgatcattttgaccccacggggtgagatcttgcgtggagccccagatcgagggagattatcagtggtcttgtatgtcttccattttctaataattgctcccacagttgatttcttcacaccaagctgcttacctattgcagatccagtcttcccagcctggtgcaggtctacaattttgtttctggtgtcctttgacagctctttggtcttggccatagtggagtttggagtgtgactgtttgaggttgtggacaggtgtcttttatactgatgagttcaaacaggtgccattaatacaggtaacgagtggaggacagaggagcctcttaaagaagttgttacaggtctgtgagagccagaaatcttgcttgtttgtaggtgaccaaatacttattttaccgaggaatttaccaattaattcattaaaaatcctacaatgtgatttcctggattctttccccccattctgtctctcatagttgaagtatgcctatgatgaaaattacaggcctctctcatctttttaagtgggagaacttgcacaattggtggctgactaaatacttttttgccccactgtatgtaagaGCCTAAGCGTTTACTGATCCCATTGCAAATTCAGTTTACCTGTTTACTAAAGGGTTTATATAATCCAGCAAATGAATGCAAAAGACTATCCCTAATGCCTGAACAAAATTTAACCCAGATATCAGGTTGGAAGTAACTCAGTCAATACTGTCACCTGGGCAACACTGATATAAACTCTTCAAAATGGTCCAAAGTGCaagagagtccaaagtagcaaagTTTAGGAGAATGAATTATCTTTACAGCATTGGAATTCTATGCAAATTTAATGTGGAGGGGCTCTATGGATTTCACATACTtgtcaaaatgtaaaaaaaaagagagaaatggtTTTGCACTGCATTGCATAAAATATCACATTACTGTTGCAAAattgtttataatttcttaaaatgttcaagcgatttaggCTAAACGGTCAGGAACCTAAACATTTCGTCTATAAAGTGATACCTCAATGCGGACTTTATATTTGGCAAATATTTTTGGCGTCAATTACAGATGGGGGATTAAATTAATGGGAAAACAAAGACAAGTTGTGTTAGTTAGCTATTGGACTGCCACTAGCTGCCAGAAAAGTTTCAGTGTCTCGAGAACTGTACTGGATGTTCTTCCAAAAGACACAGTGTGTCCTCAGTTCATGttctgatgatgatggtggtagaGAGCGCTGGCTActgatttatttgtatttttttaactTTTCTTATCAACCTTTGCAGGCATGTTCCACAGATGAATAAATGTGGTTGGCTTTTGGGAATCAATGGGCctggcttgtttgtttttttttgaatgCTCCAGTGTGTGTTGGGGTTTATATTAACTTGCCCAGGCAGCTGCTTTCAATATACAATTTTTAGGATAAACCACATCATGGCACTTATACCTGTGGTTGATTTCAATGTTTACAAACTTGGCACCAGCGATGTCACTGACAAGAACCTGCAGGGGTTATCCAAAGAACTTCGAAAGGCTTTCACCGAAGTGGGGTTTGTGTATCTCAAAAATACTGGAATAGATCAAAAAGAGGTGTGTATTtccattttaacagttttaaaaattaaaaacaggCCATTACAGTATGAGTTCATTTTAAGTGTTTGCAGAAAATGTCTTATCTATATTAGGTAGATCATGTCATGGACATTTCTAAGAAGTTCTTCCTGCttcctgaagaatggaaaaaaccTTTCAGTAGGGGAAGTTACGCAAATAACTGCAATCATGGTTGGGTGTCTTCAGAGACAGAAAGGTAGTTGGCTAATCTGTCATCTATATAAAGACCGGAGTTGGAAATATTTATGGTCATTTAAACTGACAGTTCGCTCTCACTTTTCAACAGTTTGAATCCTCGACGTCCAGGTGACTTGAAGGAGGCATTTAATACTGCATCCTTGCGCACAGATATTGTAATTACCTCTTATTTTAAACACCACTGCAATAGCTAGTGTTATATAATTTACAGTATTAAGAAAGAAACACTAATTGTTGTGTTCTTCACCTTGCTTAGAAATGGCCCTCTGATGGTGTTGATCGCTTTCGTGACATCCAAGTGGGCTTTTTCCTGCGCTGTAAGGAGCTTGCTCTCCGTGTACTCAGGGTTATGGCTCTCAGTTTAGGCCTGGATCCAGAGGTTTTTCTCAAAGCACATAGCCACATTGGAAGTaagctgaacacacacacccacatgcaCTGACATGACCAGCGCTATGCAGTTTGTGCAATAAGTTTCCATCGAAGCAGTGGGGCAGGTTGTTATGAAATCAGTAACTGATTAGTGACTTTTGAATGACTTGAGTTCTTTCAGTACACTGATTCAATCAGTTACACCTCCAGTCTGCCGACATGTTCAGCCTGATCGTGCCATCAGCTCATGCTGCTCAAACAAATAACTTCATCAATGTAAAAGTAGCCAATAATTATTGTGTTGCTTTAGAACAGACTTGCATGTTTAGAAAAAAAACACAGACTACTAttacatgtcagccctgtgatgacctggcgacttgtccaggatgtaccccgcctttcgcccgtagtcagctgggataggctccagcttgcctgcgaccctgtagaacaggataaagcggctaaatctCAGtcatgactgaaaaaaatgcaaacTCAAAACTGACCTGCTGAATGACAGAGGAGCGAATCTCTGTCATGACCAAAAGTTTCACTAACTGACCTGCTGAAGGATTAGAGTGAATCACAGTATGAAAGAGAGATTCATTAGCTCGAACCCCAACCCACTGAATAACCCACTGAATAATTGCAGACTGAAAGAATTTCTAactcaaacactaactcactcaataACAGAGGAGCAAATCTCGTTCATGACTGAAATATATGCTAACTCAAACATTCAACTCAATAACAGAGGAGCGAGTCTCAGTCATGACTGAAAGATTTGCTAACTCAAACGTTAACTCACTCAATAACAGAGGAGCGAATCTCGGTCATGACTGAAAGATTTGCTAACTCAAACATTCAACTCAATAACAGAGGAGCGAATCGGTCATGACTGAAAGATGTGTTAACTCAAACACGAACTCATTCAATAACAGAGGAGCGAATCTCGGTCATGACTGAAAGATTTGCTAACTCAAACACTAACTCATTCAATGACAGAGGAACGAATCTCATCAATGACAGACAAGTGAATCTCGGTCATGATTGAAAGATTTGCTAACTCAAACACTCAACTCAATAACAGAGGAGCAAATCTCATCAATGACAGAGGGCTGAATCTCGTCATGACTGAAAGATTTGCTAACTCAAACACTCAACTCCATAACAGAGGAGTGAATCCCAGTCATGACTGAAAGATTTGTTAactcaaacactaactcactcaacgACAGAGGAGCGAATCTCGGTCATGACTGAAAGACTTGATAACTCAAACACTCAATAACAGAGGAGCAAATCTCATCAATGACAGAGGAGCGAAGCTCAGTCATGACTGAAAGATTTGCTAACTCCAACCCTGAATCAATGAATGGCATAAATATCATTCATGACCAAAAGATTTTCAAACTCACTGACTCAGAGAATCACAGTGAATCTCTGTCATGACTCAAAGATTTACTAGCCCAAACCCCGACCTACTGAATGACATTCCTGTCCATATTAAGGTGATGAGAATGTCAGCACCCTGCGCGTTCTCTATTACCCTCCAGTGAAGGCTGGGAGTGTGAAGGAAGgtcagatccgctgtggtgagcaCTCAGACTATGGCAGTATCACACTACTCTTCCAGAGCCAAGAGGCAGGCTTGCAGGTATGAAAGATTTCACAGCAAATTTGCTAATATAATGCTGGACAAATTAGTTACAGTATATATTACAGCTCTTGTGATCATTGAACCAATTTTTCATCAATCTAGAGAATGATACATTTTATTAAAGGAGCAGTTTGTAATTTTTAGAGCCCTCTGCTGCTAGCTAGGTGAAGTGCATGTACAATGAAAATGATTGTTTTTCCCTGCCCAGTCTGTTAAAACTATGCCTGGCAACATGATGAACTGTTCTgacgggggggcttttttcaggaCCAGAAAACACAGCCCTGAAACATAATTTCCtgttgtcattatttatttaattaatttttttttgttaatatgttgttattattattattattggtctgAAAACAGTTTTAAACATTACAGACTGTACCTGCTAGCGTTTTAACAATTCTTTGCAGTAAGTTCATGCCCTTGTCTGACTTCCatagtgaaataaataaataaataaatatttcatctggggcggcacggtggtgtagtggttagcactgccgcctcacagcaagaaggtccgggttcaagccccgtggccggcgagggcctttctgtgtggagtttgcatgttctcccagtgtccgcgtgggtttcctccgggtgctccggtttcccccacggtccaaagacatgcaggttaggttaacttgtgactctaaattgaccgtaggtgtgaatgtgagtgtgaatggttgtctgtgtctatgtgtcagccctgtgatgacctggcgacttgtccagggtgtaccccgcctttcgcccgtagtcagctgggataggctccagcttgcctgcgaccctgtagaaggataaagcgactagagataatgagatgagatgagatatttcatctGCTGTATTTTTCCTTTAAGGTATTAAATCGTAAAGGGGAGTTTATCTCAGCCCCAAGCATTCCTGGAACAGTGATGATCAACATTGCAGATCTGATGCAGAGGTGGACCAGTGACGTGTTTGTATCTGCTGTAAATATAGCCAATAATTCAGAGTAAATCCAGTAATAATCTTGTTTTATATGAACATTCCATTCTTAATCTTGTATTTTATGTTACCCAAACCTTTTTGCAGGTCCACAGAGTTCTACTACCTCCTGTGGGTGACTCAAGCACAAGGCAGTCTTTGGCGTTCTTCATGCAGCCGGATAATGATGCCATAATTACGTGTTGTGATGGCTCGGACAAATATCCTCCAGTGACATCGGCGGATTATCTCCTCGCAAGATTCAACGACTCTTATGGCAGAAAATAGATCTGTGTTGTTCATTGTGAGTGGATGCTCAACTGCATTTAGAAATTATCTCTGCATATGGGATCTTTCACACTAGAAAGATTTCTAAATTGacgttgacttgtatttcattgcagacagaatgaacccaagatatttcatgttttgtctgatcatttcatttgttaatatacatccattcctgcatttcaggcctgcaacacatttgggaaaaaaaaaggaatggaggcaatttagggctagtaatgaggtaaaacaattaaataacgaTGTTatttacaaaatcagtatccaggaaaggcctagtctttgaggagtaaagatggcctgaagatctccagtttgtcaacaaatgcgtgagaaaattattgaaatgtttaaaaacaatgttcctcaaagaaagatatgaagggatttggatatctcACCCTCTATAGTGCATGATACCTTTAAGCGATTCaatgaatctggaggaatttcagtgcgtaaagggcaagggcataaGCCTAAGCTGATCACCTGTGATcgctgatccctcagacagcactgcatcaagaactgtcattcatctatcgctgatataaccacatgggctcaggattactttggcaaacctttgtcaagcactaggatacgaagttacatccacaaatgccagttaaaaccttACTGTGCAACAAGGAAGCCTTACAGACCCTttccaaaaaatttgaatatcatggaaaagttgtttaatttccataattccattcaaaaagttaaactttcatagattatagattcagggcccacaatttaaacgatttcaagtatttatttgtttatttttacataatttgggcttccGGCTCATAAAACCCACGAAAACAGgaattcaaaaaattagaatactgtgAACAAATCACCATTTACTTCTCAGTttttgcagaaaaaaaagaaagaaattaggATCACATCAAATCAATCAAAATATGGTACTTTCAAAACGATATGTCAAtcttcaatacttggttgggaatCCCTTTGCCTTAATCACTGCCTCGATGCGACGTGGCAttgaggcaatcagcctgtggcattgCCTGGGAGTTATGGAAGCCCAGATTTCCTTGATGCTTGTTGTCAGCTCCTCTTTGTTGTTGGGTCTGGTGCCCCTCATTTTCCTCTTgagaataccccatagattctcaatggggtttaggtccggcgagttggctggccagtcaagcactgTGATGGCATGGGCATCAAACCAGGTTTTGGTGCTTCTGGCGGTATGGGCAGGGGCCAGGTCCTGCTGGaagatgaaatctgcatctccatacagATCCTCAGCAGAAGGAATCATGAAGTCCTCTAAAACGTTCTGGTAGACTGTTGCGGTGACCTTGGATTTAAGAAAGCAGAGTTTACCAACACCTGCACTGGACATTGCACCCCAAATCATGACTGGCTGTGGATATttcacactggacctcaagcagcTTGGGTTCTGTTCCTCACCCGTCTTCCTCCAAACCCTTGGACCTTGATTCCCGAATGAAAGGCACGCTTTACTTTCATCGGAAAAGAGGACCTTGGACCACTGACCAATAGTCCAGTCCTTCTTCTCCTTGGCCCAGTTGAGATGCTTCCTACGTTGGCTCAGGTTCAAAAGTGGCTTGACCCGAGGAACCCGACAGTTGTAGCCCATCTCCCGGATGCGTCTGAATGTGGTGGTTTTTGAAGCTGTGGCTCCCGCCTCATTCCACTCTTTCTGGATCTCTGCCAGATTCTTGAATCTTCTCTGTTTGATAATCCACTGAAGCCCACGGTCATCTCTTTTGCTGGTGCATcttctcctgccacattttgccCTTCCACTAGACTTTCCATTGATATGCTTGGACACAGCagtctgtgaacagccagcctcctTAGCTATgaacttttgtggcttacccatcCTATGGAGGGTATCAATGATGGTCTTCTGGCCAGTTGTCAAGACTGCAGTCTTCCCCAAATTGAACGGAACTGAGACAATTGAACCAAACTGAAGCAATTTAATGACACCTGGGGAAACCTGTGCAGGTGCTTTGAGTTTAGTAGATGATTAGTGTGTGACACTCAGTTTAAAACATTCATGCCCTGCAAAATTTGGGCTAATTTGTTCatagtattctaattttttgaattcctgttttcgtgggttttatgagctggaagcccaaattatgtaaaaataaacaaataaatacttgAAATCGTTTAAAAATTGTGGGCCCTGAATCTATAATCtatgaaagtttaactttttgaatgaaattatggaaattaaacaacttttccatgatattctaattttttggaaAGGGTCTGTATATCAACTGTGTCCAGAAACACCGAAGACTCCTCTGGACTTGGAGGCATCTAGAATGGACCTTCACACAGTGTATTGTGGTTAGacgattttgaaatgaaaaatatgacaacgacaatcccatactgttgcacactttacaacctgtttgcaggaagaatgggacaaaataacacctgaaacgcttaatcacttggtgtcttcagtcccaaaacatcttaagtgttgtgagaaggaatagcaACATTACAAAATGTTATAAAGTATAaaagctttactgtcccaacttttttgaaatgtgttacaaGACTCTCAATTGAAATGTTTCTTTTgacaaacaataaaattcatgaggtaaaacatcaaataacgtGCTGCTGTGTTATtctgaatgcaatacaggtcaaagattatttacaaatcattgttccatccggcggcacggtggtgtagtggttagcgctgtcgcctcacagcaagaaggtcctgggttcgagccccggggccggcgagggcctttctgtgtggagtttgcatgttctccccgtgtccgcgtgggtttcctccgggtgctctggtttcccccacagtccaaagacatgcaggttaggttaactggtgactctaaattgaccgtaggtgtgaatgtgagtgtgaatggttgtctgtgtctatgtgtcagccctgtgatgacctggcgacttgtccagggtgtaccccgcctttcgcccgtagtcagctgggataggctccagcttgcctgcgaccctgtagaacaggataaagcggctacagataatgagatgagatgagattgttccatccatccatccattatctcccatctcatctcattatctgtagccgctttatcctgtcccacagggtcgcaggcaaactggagcctatcccagctgactacgggcgaaaggtggggtacaccctggacaagtcgccaggtcatcacagggctgacaaatcactgttttcagatttaatttcaatttcaacataccatcccaactttttctgatttgggattgcaggaaagaaaacattttatttttcCTAAGTGTGAATGTTTTTGCACTCCTGTATGGAAAGTTAATCACCAGAGGGCGCTATACCTCTGTTTACTATCAGAAGGTCTGTATACAAATTGTCTAGTTTGCTAATTATTAAATTCCTTTAAGTTAGACACCTTCATATCACCATATCTTAGacttgtatacagtggtg includes the following:
- the si:dkey-10o6.2 gene encoding uncharacterized protein si:dkey-10o6.2; protein product: MALIPVVDFNVYKLGTSDVTDKNLQGLSKELRKAFTEVGFVYLKNTGIDQKEVDHVMDISKKFFLLPEEWKKPFSRGSYANNCNHGWVSSETESLNPRRPGDLKEAFNTASLRTDIKWPSDGVDRFRDIQVGFFLRCKELALRVLRVMALSLGLDPEVFLKAHSHIGSDENVSTLRVLYYPPVKAGSVKEGQIRCGEHSDYGSITLLFQSQEAGLQVLNRKGEFISAPSIPGTVMINIADLMQRWTSDVFVSAVHRVLLPPVGDSSTRQSLAFFMQPDNDAIITCCDGSDKYPPVTSADYLLARFNDSYGRK